A single Desulfobulbaceae bacterium DNA region contains:
- a CDS encoding DUF1684 domain-containing protein, producing the protein MSMPYNFLRLNSLDIRVSTILPLIIWFIALLSLTSCTSGPNRVETLKHKKAIMESRQDKDRFFKTSPDSPLLNEQQWQFKELSYYPVDITYRVTAHYQRLVEPREFRIQTSTGHERVYVAIAQLDCTVSGKATTLFAYQEKGQDPRANNILFIPFMDRTNGLETYPGGRYLEVGEPTGDSVVLDFNLAYNPYCAYNYNFSCPIPPPENHINLEIKAGEKLFPLGQLQ; encoded by the coding sequence ATGAGCATGCCTTATAATTTTCTCCGATTGAACAGTCTAGACATCCGGGTGTCAACGATCCTGCCTTTGATAATCTGGTTCATCGCCCTGTTGAGTTTGACTTCCTGCACATCAGGACCAAACCGGGTAGAGACCCTGAAGCACAAAAAGGCAATCATGGAATCACGTCAGGATAAAGACCGTTTTTTCAAGACATCACCGGACTCTCCTCTTCTTAATGAACAGCAATGGCAGTTTAAAGAGCTGAGTTATTATCCTGTCGACATCACCTATCGAGTTACTGCTCATTATCAACGTTTGGTTGAGCCCAGGGAATTCAGGATCCAGACATCAACAGGACATGAACGAGTCTATGTGGCCATTGCCCAACTTGACTGCACCGTGTCGGGCAAGGCCACGACACTCTTTGCCTACCAGGAGAAGGGGCAGGACCCCAGAGCTAATAATATCCTGTTTATCCCGTTTATGGATCGGACCAATGGCCTGGAAACATATCCGGGAGGACGTTATCTTGAAGTTGGGGAGCCCACTGGAGATTCGGTTGTGCTGGATTTTAATTTGGCCTATAATCCATACTGTGCCTATAATTACAACTTTTCCTGTCCAATCCCTCCACCAGAAAATCATATAAATTTGGAGATCAAAGCAGGGGAGAAACTTTTCCCACTTGGTCAGTTGCAATAA
- a CDS encoding DUF3334 family protein yields the protein MKNLAIDRLAIALCQATKETLEKGIGQDVTYVKTIQDIPRVSIRPDLGCFVQFYGDYNGLVAFSFSDESALYLYRNYMLTMGMPAEGLAVNATSAEVADSIGELTNQILGCAMRMVESEYDLNAKFGQPKALTLSNGITLVPEASTGVVGAGSGASAFDNRRIVFKLEESRFYLELAMEHIAFILID from the coding sequence ATGAAAAATCTTGCGATCGACCGTTTAGCCATCGCTCTTTGTCAAGCCACCAAAGAGACATTAGAGAAAGGAATTGGCCAGGATGTAACATATGTCAAGACCATTCAAGATATTCCAAGAGTAAGCATCCGACCGGACCTTGGTTGCTTCGTCCAGTTTTACGGAGACTATAACGGACTGGTAGCATTTAGTTTTTCAGATGAATCGGCCTTGTATCTGTACCGTAACTATATGTTAACCATGGGGATGCCTGCTGAGGGTTTAGCCGTTAACGCTACATCGGCTGAGGTGGCTGACTCCATAGGTGAGTTAACCAATCAGATCCTTGGTTGCGCTATGAGGATGGTTGAGTCCGAATATGACTTAAACGCCAAATTTGGCCAACCAAAGGCCCTGACCTTAAGCAACGGCATCACCTTGGTCCCTGAAGCGTCAACCGGCGTCGTGGGCGCAGGTTCCGGAGCAAGTGCTTTTGATAACCGCAGAATCGTCTTTAAACTTGAGGA
- a CDS encoding threonine synthase encodes MKYISTRGTIEPISFTEAVMMGLATDGGLLLPTELPVVDDQTLADWKALSYPELAFAVMSRFIDDIPDAELRELITRSYQTFSHPEVTPLAKKGGLHILELFHGPTLAFKDVALQFLGNLFEYLLNKRNEKMNILGATSGDTGSAAIHGVRGKERINIFILHPHKRVSPIQELQMTSVTDANVFNIAIQGTFDDGQAIVKTIFNDIPFKERHHLGAVNSINWARILAQVVYYVYAYFRVSEQEGHDSVDFSVPTGNFGDVFAGFVARTMLGPQRIARLILATNDNDILARFIVDGNYSMSQVVPTCSPSMDIQLASNFERYLYYLNGQDATRTAKDMDFLAQERHLVFNPETIVRIREDFSARRVSEVEVIATIRDFYQETGYVLDPHTAVGVKAGQEFCTPRPMICLATAHPGKFGAAVSQAIGEQPLPPSLAALHGMPTRCQILAADSAVIKDFINEHAL; translated from the coding sequence ATGAAATACATAAGCACACGTGGTACGATTGAGCCTATTAGTTTTACTGAAGCGGTGATGATGGGACTGGCAACCGATGGAGGCCTTCTGTTGCCAACCGAATTGCCGGTAGTTGATGACCAAACCCTTGCTGACTGGAAGGCCTTGTCCTACCCGGAGTTGGCCTTTGCAGTCATGTCTCGTTTTATCGATGACATCCCGGATGCTGAGTTACGAGAACTCATCACTCGTTCCTACCAGACCTTTTCCCACCCTGAAGTAACCCCTTTGGCTAAAAAGGGCGGTCTTCATATCCTTGAGTTGTTTCATGGGCCCACGCTGGCTTTTAAAGATGTTGCGCTCCAATTCCTAGGCAATCTCTTTGAATATCTGTTGAACAAGCGTAACGAAAAGATGAATATCCTCGGCGCCACTTCGGGTGATACTGGAAGTGCCGCAATCCATGGGGTTCGTGGCAAGGAAAGGATTAATATCTTTATCCTCCATCCTCATAAACGTGTCAGTCCTATTCAGGAACTGCAGATGACATCGGTTACCGATGCCAATGTCTTCAATATTGCCATCCAAGGGACATTTGATGATGGTCAGGCTATCGTCAAGACCATCTTTAATGATATCCCCTTTAAGGAACGGCATCATTTGGGAGCGGTTAACTCCATCAACTGGGCACGTATTCTGGCTCAAGTCGTCTATTATGTCTATGCTTATTTTCGGGTTTCCGAGCAAGAAGGTCATGACTCAGTTGACTTCTCGGTTCCTACCGGGAATTTTGGCGATGTCTTCGCGGGCTTTGTGGCCAGAACCATGCTTGGCCCACAACGGATTGCCCGCCTGATCTTGGCAACCAATGACAATGACATCCTGGCTCGGTTCATCGTCGATGGAAATTATTCGATGTCCCAGGTTGTTCCAACGTGCAGCCCATCAATGGATATCCAGTTGGCCTCCAACTTTGAACGGTATCTCTACTATTTGAACGGACAAGATGCCACGCGGACAGCCAAGGACATGGATTTCTTGGCACAAGAGCGACACCTAGTCTTTAATCCCGAAACGATAGTGCGTATTCGGGAAGATTTCAGTGCTCGCCGAGTTTCAGAGGTTGAGGTTATCGCCACCATCCGTGACTTTTATCAAGAAACCGGCTATGTGCTCGACCCACATACAGCAGTCGGTGTAAAGGCTGGGCAGGAATTTTGTACCCCAAGGCCGATGATATGTCTGGCAACTGCCCACCCCGGTAAGTTTGGCGCCGCTGTGTCTCAGGCAATTGGCGAACAACCACTGCCTCCCTCTCTAGCTGCCTTGCACGGGATGCCTACCCGTTGTCAAATACTGGCTGCCGATTCGGCTGTTATTAAGGATTTTATCAATGAGCATGCCTTATAA